Genomic window (Planococcus sp. MSAK28401):
TGCATAAAGGCGAGCCGGTCGAAGTGGTGGCGAGCGGACGGACGGATTCCGGGGTGCATGCCACCGGGCAAGTGGTCCATTTCGATACCCCATTCTCCATGCCGACAGAGTCTTGGATACGTGCACTCAATGTGCGCCTGCCCCAAGACATCCAAGTCTATGATATCGAAGAAGCGGATGTGGATTTCCATGCCCGCTACCACGCAAAAGGCAAGATTTACCGCTATAAGTGGAACCGCAGCAAACTCATCAACCCGTTCAGCCGCAACCATCTTGTCCATGTGCCGCAGCAAATCGATGTGGCCCGTATGGAAAAAGCGGCGCAAGCATTTGTTGGCACGCACGATTTTTCAAGTTTTTGTGCGGCGAATACCAATGTCGTCGATAAAGTGAGAACGATTTGGCGGATTGATTTCGAAGAGCATGGCGAGGAATTGCACATGGTCATCGAAGGATCCGGTTTTCTCTATAATATGGTGCGCATTATTGCAGGCACTTTGCTCGAAGTCGGATTAAATAGAAGAGAACCGGAAGAACTGGCTGCAATCATTGCCGCCTGCGACCGCGACGCTGCCGGCAGAACCGCCGCAGCACACGGTTTGTACTTGGAAAAAGTGCATTACTGAAGGTGAAGCAACTTTTCCTGGTGTTTTTCTAAATATCCTTGACTTAAAACGTAATCCGTTATATGATGATGTATGGTATTTTCATTACCCCCACGATATGCCCCGGAAGGTTATTTGTGTTAAGGGATAAGGAAAACACGGAACAACGGAACCAACATGGAACACTTGGAACTGAATTCTAAAAAAAAGAGACGATTCATTAGGAGGACAATATACATGCGTACAACATTCATGGCTAAAGGTCACGAAGTAGAGCGTAAATGGTTGGTTGTCGATGCAGAAGGGCAAACTCTTGGACGTTTGGCTTCTGAAGTCGCTTCAATCTTGCGCGGGAAATACAAACCAACATTCACACCGAACGTCGACACTGGCGATCACGTCATCATCATCAATGCTGACAAAATCCACTTGACTGGTAAAAAACTTACCGACAAAATCTACTACCGCCACACGCAATACACAGGCGGACTTAAGCAGCGCACAGCACTAGAAATGCGCACGAAATACCCTACAAAAATGCTTGAACTAGCGATCAAAGGCATGCTTCCAAAGAACTCTTTGGGCCGCCAAACATTCAAGAAATTGCATGTATACGCTGGACCAGAGCACAACCACCAAGCACAACAGCCTGAAGCTTACACGCTTCGCGGATAATAATCAGTAAATAAGAGGAGGATACACCTTTGGCACAAGTTCAATATATCGGTACAGGTCGCCGTAAAAACTCAACAGCTCGCGTACGTTTGGTACCAGGAGATGGTACGATCACAATCAACAACCGTGACGTATC
Coding sequences:
- the truA gene encoding tRNA pseudouridine(38-40) synthase TruA, which gives rise to MKRMKATIAYDGSGFAGYQIQLKTRTVQLELLRALKELHKGEPVEVVASGRTDSGVHATGQVVHFDTPFSMPTESWIRALNVRLPQDIQVYDIEEADVDFHARYHAKGKIYRYKWNRSKLINPFSRNHLVHVPQQIDVARMEKAAQAFVGTHDFSSFCAANTNVVDKVRTIWRIDFEEHGEELHMVIEGSGFLYNMVRIIAGTLLEVGLNRREPEELAAIIAACDRDAAGRTAAAHGLYLEKVHY
- the rplM gene encoding 50S ribosomal protein L13, producing MRTTFMAKGHEVERKWLVVDAEGQTLGRLASEVASILRGKYKPTFTPNVDTGDHVIIINADKIHLTGKKLTDKIYYRHTQYTGGLKQRTALEMRTKYPTKMLELAIKGMLPKNSLGRQTFKKLHVYAGPEHNHQAQQPEAYTLRG